From Phenylobacterium montanum, the proteins below share one genomic window:
- a CDS encoding superoxide dismutase: MFSLPDLPYAYDALQPVLSETTMRTHHDKHHARYVNVTNEILGDAAVGALEDVVRKAVAEGQKKLINNAGQAWNHALFWESMTPGGQAPGGDLAAAIDADFGGLEALKAKFVAEGNGHFGSGWVWLIAKGGKLSVETTHDGATALELGGTALLVCDLWEHAYYLDHKNDREGFLKAWFDRLANWRFADTQFAAAKADGAGWTYPAATAKAA, from the coding sequence ATGTTCTCCCTCCCCGACCTGCCTTACGCTTACGACGCCCTCCAGCCGGTGCTCTCCGAGACCACCATGCGCACCCACCACGACAAGCACCACGCCCGCTATGTCAACGTGACCAACGAGATCCTCGGCGACGCCGCGGTCGGCGCCCTGGAGGACGTCGTCCGCAAGGCGGTGGCCGAAGGCCAGAAGAAGCTGATCAACAACGCCGGGCAGGCCTGGAACCATGCCCTGTTCTGGGAATCCATGACTCCCGGCGGCCAGGCGCCCGGCGGCGACCTCGCCGCCGCCATCGACGCCGACTTCGGCGGACTGGAGGCGCTGAAGGCCAAGTTCGTGGCCGAGGGGAACGGCCACTTCGGCTCCGGTTGGGTTTGGCTGATCGCCAAGGGCGGCAAGCTCTCGGTCGAGACTACTCACGACGGCGCGACCGCCCTGGAGCTGGGCGGGACCGCGCTGCTGGTCTGCGACCTCTGGGAGCACGCCTACTATCTCGACCACAAGAACGACCGCGAGGGCTTCCTGAAGGCCTGGTTCGACAGGCTGGCCAACTGGCGCTTCGCCGACACCCAGTTCGCCGCGGCCAAGGCCGACGGCGCCGGCTGGACCTATCCGGCGGCCACGGCAAAAGCCGCCTAA
- a CDS encoding MarR family winged helix-turn-helix transcriptional regulator yields the protein MARAESSDDDHLKLGDFLCFAIYAAGHAFNRLYKPLLEPLGLTYPQFLVMVALWEEDGQTVGELGDKLTLESSTLTPLLKRMESQGLVARRRDPADERQVRISLTDQGRALKEQARTIPACLFEQSGMKVEDVIRLQREITALRQAMSEAGG from the coding sequence ATGGCCCGTGCAGAATCCTCCGACGACGATCACCTGAAGCTGGGCGACTTCCTCTGTTTCGCCATCTATGCGGCGGGCCACGCCTTCAACCGGCTGTACAAGCCGCTGCTGGAGCCCCTGGGGCTGACCTATCCTCAATTCCTGGTGATGGTCGCCCTGTGGGAGGAGGATGGCCAGACCGTGGGCGAACTCGGCGACAAGCTGACCCTGGAGTCCAGCACCCTGACCCCGCTCTTGAAGCGGATGGAGTCCCAGGGCCTGGTGGCCCGCCGCCGCGATCCCGCCGACGAGCGCCAGGTGCGCATCAGCCTGACCGACCAGGGCCGGGCGCTGAAGGAGCAGGCCAGGACCATCCCCGCCTGCCTGTTCGAGCAGTCGGGCATGAAAGTGGAGGACGTCATCCGCCTGCAGCGCGAGATCACCGCTCTGCGCCAGGCGATGAGCGAAGCGGGCGGCTGA
- a CDS encoding organic hydroperoxide resistance protein gives MSVNVLYKTSARAIGGRDGRSATLDGSLDVKLTTPKELGGPGGEGNNPEQLFAAGYAACFIGAMKFVASQGGPKVPADATVTATVGIGPRAEGGFGLTVGLEVSLPGVERAAAEALVAKAHEVCPYSNATRGNIDVQLTVA, from the coding sequence ATGTCCGTCAACGTGCTCTACAAGACCTCCGCCCGCGCCATCGGCGGCCGCGATGGCCGCTCGGCCACCCTGGACGGCTCGCTGGACGTCAAGCTGACCACGCCCAAGGAACTGGGCGGCCCGGGCGGCGAAGGCAACAACCCCGAACAGCTGTTCGCGGCCGGCTACGCCGCCTGCTTCATCGGGGCGATGAAGTTCGTAGCCTCCCAGGGCGGACCCAAGGTTCCGGCGGACGCCACGGTGACCGCGACCGTCGGCATCGGCCCGCGCGCGGAAGGCGGCTTCGGCCTGACCGTGGGGCTCGAAGTCTCCCTGCCGGGCGTCGAGCGCGCCGCCGCCGAGGCCCTGGTCGCCAAGGCCCACGAGGTCTGCCCCTATTCCAACGCGACACGCGGCAATATCGACGTGCAGCTGACGGTGGCTTGA
- a CDS encoding FABP family protein gives MDLKTYGDDIFLEPDPIDPETLANLGPLGPMAGIWEGTKGVDLHPEADGPLSEPYRERYELQPIDPQTNGPQLYYGLRYRTFIRRLDEEKAFHDQVGYWLWEPATGAVIQTLAIPRGQVAMAGGFAAPDARRFELKAELGSPQFGILSNPFLDKAYRTLAWTVAVQIHDDGTWSYEQDTVLKIEGQDQVFHHTDRNRLGRVAAATRNPRAADERP, from the coding sequence ATGGACCTGAAGACCTACGGCGACGACATCTTCCTCGAGCCCGATCCGATCGACCCCGAGACCCTGGCCAATCTCGGCCCGCTGGGGCCCATGGCCGGGATCTGGGAGGGGACCAAGGGCGTCGACCTGCATCCCGAGGCGGACGGACCGCTGAGCGAACCCTATCGCGAGCGCTACGAGCTGCAGCCGATCGATCCCCAGACCAACGGGCCTCAGCTCTATTACGGCCTGCGCTACCGCACCTTCATCCGCCGGCTGGACGAGGAGAAGGCGTTTCACGACCAGGTGGGCTACTGGCTATGGGAGCCGGCGACCGGGGCGGTGATCCAGACCCTGGCCATTCCGCGGGGGCAGGTGGCCATGGCCGGCGGCTTCGCCGCGCCCGACGCCAGGCGCTTCGAGCTCAAGGCCGAGTTGGGCTCGCCCCAGTTCGGCATTCTGTCCAACCCGTTCCTCGACAAGGCCTATCGCACCCTGGCCTGGACCGTCGCGGTGCAGATCCACGACGACGGGACCTGGTCCTATGAACAGGACACCGTGCTGAAGATCGAGGGCCAGGACCAGGTGTTCCATCACACCGACAGGAACCGGCTGGGCCGCGTCGCCGCCGCCACGCGCAACCCGCGGGCGGCGGACGAGCGACCGTAG
- a CDS encoding VOC family protein produces the protein MSRIFGPVRQNGYVVGDLHTAVRRWTSVLGVGPFFVFDSVKIEDFRYHGAPSRPDMSIALACSGGLQIQLIQQHNDAPSLARDFRAAHGEGLQHLTAWTLDFEADLARLTDLGYGVIQQGRLGANRFVYFDTAGEDCAGAMELYDVSNGIAGFFDKIRKTAERWDGSDPVRLMS, from the coding sequence ATGAGCCGGATCTTCGGGCCTGTGCGGCAGAACGGCTACGTCGTGGGTGATCTGCATACGGCCGTGCGGCGCTGGACCAGCGTCCTGGGCGTCGGCCCGTTCTTCGTGTTCGACAGCGTCAAGATCGAGGACTTCCGCTATCACGGCGCCCCGTCGCGGCCTGACATGAGTATCGCCCTGGCCTGCTCCGGCGGCCTGCAGATCCAGCTGATCCAGCAGCACAACGACGCCCCCTCCCTCGCCCGCGACTTCCGCGCCGCCCATGGCGAAGGCTTGCAGCACCTGACCGCCTGGACCCTCGATTTCGAAGCCGACCTCGCCCGCCTGACCGACCTCGGCTATGGCGTGATCCAGCAGGGGCGGCTGGGCGCCAACCGCTTCGTCTATTTCGACACCGCCGGGGAAGACTGCGCCGGGGCCATGGAGCTCTACGACGTCAGCAACGGCATAGCCGGCTTCTTCGACAAGATCAGGAAGACCGCCGAGCGCTGGGACGGGTCCGACCCGGTGCGGCTGATGAGCTGA
- a CDS encoding SIR2 family NAD-dependent protein deacylase, which translates to MSAEPVSTSAQRALAELIHASRRMVVFTGAGVSTESGIPDFRSPGGVWSRMKPIYFQEFVASEDKRREAWTRAFSGVAGWVGAEPNAGHRAVAKLAAEGKCSAVITQNVDNLHQDAGVPAHQVIELHGNASYAACLDCGLRHELADLKGPFLERGEIPACRSCSGLVKTAVVSFGQPMPEAAMARAEEEALACDLFLVLGSSLVVYPAAGFPLMARRNGAALVIVNREPTEQDGYATLVLHEEIGPLMSAVVGVN; encoded by the coding sequence GTGAGCGCAGAACCGGTGTCCACTTCTGCGCAACGCGCTCTGGCCGAACTGATCCACGCCTCTCGGCGCATGGTGGTGTTCACCGGCGCCGGCGTCTCCACCGAATCCGGCATTCCCGACTTCAGGAGCCCCGGCGGGGTCTGGAGCCGGATGAAGCCGATCTATTTCCAGGAGTTCGTCGCCAGCGAGGACAAGCGGCGCGAGGCCTGGACCCGCGCCTTTTCCGGCGTCGCCGGCTGGGTCGGGGCCGAGCCCAACGCCGGCCACCGCGCCGTCGCCAAACTGGCGGCCGAGGGCAAGTGCAGCGCCGTGATCACCCAGAATGTCGACAACCTGCACCAGGACGCCGGCGTGCCGGCCCACCAGGTGATCGAGCTGCATGGCAACGCCAGCTACGCCGCCTGCCTGGACTGCGGCCTGAGGCACGAGCTGGCGGACCTGAAGGGCCCGTTCCTCGAACGCGGCGAGATTCCCGCCTGCCGGTCCTGCAGCGGCCTGGTCAAGACCGCGGTGGTCTCCTTCGGCCAGCCGATGCCGGAGGCGGCCATGGCGCGGGCCGAGGAAGAGGCCCTGGCCTGCGACCTGTTCCTGGTGCTGGGCTCGTCCCTGGTGGTCTATCCTGCCGCCGGCTTTCCGCTCATGGCCCGCCGCAACGGCGCAGCGCTGGTCATCGTCAATCGGGAGCCCACCGAGCAGGACGGCTATGCGACCCTGGTGCTGCACGAGGAGATCGGACCCCTGATGAGCGCCGTCGTCGGGGTGAACTGA
- a CDS encoding glycosyltransferase family 2 protein, which translates to MGLATRIPAGSHQTDGVGARGAWVISAKREVASVAPRKRAANDIEAARQTDVTLVTNAAWTDAQPTLSVLTPFLRDDPTRLMKAIEAQAAVLPGRVEIVALDDGTGDEVLAREVADQVKALGIPAAFVRLSANEGRAAARNRLAQFARGRHLLFLDADTIPDRADFLLAYAEMIEAGDPPLVIGGFSLIQASQEPRYDLHRAMAIMLDCMPAPVRQVTPWRFVYGANILVRRDVMADTPFNPDYRAWGWEDQEWGMRVAERWPIVHIDNTVSHMGLDPVSTLLDKYAASGANFQKILADHPDLVKDYPAYKAAKLLSNLPFKPLFRSLARKVALSEHAPMLARTFALRLFRVLNYLASQ; encoded by the coding sequence ATGGGTTTGGCGACGCGGATACCGGCCGGCAGTCATCAGACCGACGGCGTAGGCGCGCGCGGCGCATGGGTCATCAGCGCCAAGCGCGAGGTCGCCTCCGTTGCGCCGCGCAAGCGCGCCGCGAACGATATCGAAGCCGCCCGCCAAACCGACGTCACCCTGGTCACCAACGCCGCCTGGACCGACGCCCAGCCGACCCTGTCGGTCCTGACGCCCTTCCTGCGCGACGACCCGACCCGCCTGATGAAGGCGATCGAGGCCCAGGCCGCGGTGCTGCCGGGCCGGGTGGAGATCGTGGCCCTGGACGACGGCACCGGCGACGAAGTCCTGGCCCGCGAGGTCGCCGACCAGGTCAAGGCCCTGGGTATTCCCGCCGCCTTCGTCCGGCTCTCGGCCAACGAGGGCCGCGCAGCCGCCCGCAATCGCCTGGCCCAGTTCGCCCGCGGCCGGCACCTGCTGTTTCTCGACGCCGACACCATCCCCGATCGCGCCGACTTCCTCCTGGCCTATGCCGAGATGATCGAGGCCGGCGACCCGCCGCTGGTGATCGGCGGATTTTCGCTGATCCAGGCCTCGCAGGAGCCGCGCTACGACCTGCATCGGGCCATGGCGATCATGCTGGACTGCATGCCGGCGCCTGTGCGCCAGGTCACCCCTTGGCGGTTCGTCTATGGCGCCAACATCCTGGTGCGGCGCGACGTGATGGCCGACACCCCGTTCAATCCCGACTATCGCGCCTGGGGCTGGGAAGACCAGGAATGGGGCATGCGGGTCGCCGAGCGCTGGCCGATCGTGCATATCGACAACACCGTCAGCCATATGGGCCTGGACCCGGTCTCGACGCTTTTGGACAAGTACGCCGCGTCCGGCGCCAACTTCCAGAAGATCCTGGCCGACCATCCGGACTTGGTTAAGGACTATCCGGCCTACAAGGCCGCCAAGCTGCTCTCCAATCTTCCGTTCAAGCCCCTGTTCCGCAGCCTGGCCCGCAAGGTCGCCCTGTCCGAGCACGCCCCGATGCTCGCCCGCACCTTCGCCCTGCGCCTGTTTCGCGTGCTGAACTATCTGGCCTCGCAATGA
- a CDS encoding Zn-ribbon domain-containing OB-fold protein: MDRHLPQPTPETRHFWEGCKAGELRLQRCTACRQAYFPPRPFCPACASREVEVFPASGKASLYSYVINHRPRPDMGSEPHSIAVVTLEEGPRMMTNIVGCPQTPEALALDMPLEVTFQSFSDEISLPFFQPAKG, translated from the coding sequence ATGGATAGACACTTGCCGCAGCCGACGCCGGAGACCCGGCATTTCTGGGAGGGCTGCAAGGCCGGCGAGCTCCGCCTTCAGCGCTGCACGGCCTGCAGACAGGCCTATTTCCCGCCGCGTCCCTTCTGCCCGGCCTGCGCCTCGCGCGAGGTCGAGGTGTTTCCCGCCAGCGGAAAGGCCAGTCTCTACAGCTACGTGATCAACCATCGCCCGCGCCCCGATATGGGTAGCGAGCCTCATTCCATCGCCGTGGTGACCCTGGAGGAGGGGCCTCGGATGATGACCAACATCGTCGGCTGTCCCCAGACGCCAGAGGCCCTGGCGCTGGACATGCCGCTGGAGGTGACCTTCCAGAGCTTCAGCGACGAGATCTCGCTGCCCTTCTTCCAGCCAGCGAAGGGCTGA
- a CDS encoding thiolase C-terminal domain-containing protein: MKQKSVAVVGAAETTKMGKIPDVSVIGLHADAALNALADAGLKPSDIDGVATAGESPVAIAQYLGITPTWVDGTAVGGCSFMLHVRHAAAAINEGLCKTVLITHGESGRSRVGAGGWGRSPTSWSGQFEVPFGVTSPPTMFTIPALRYMKTYGVTEEQVAMVSVIQREWAARNPRASFKDPITVEDVLNSPMIAWPFRMLMCCLVTDGGGALILTSAERAKDFPQKPVYILGTGESVETQIVSQMEDFTTSKAFRVSGRKAFAEAGISHADVDHLMIYDAFAHLPIYGLEDLGFCERGEGAHFIGARNTAPGGKLPLNTNGGGLSYMHSGMYGMYALQESVRQMRGIAPAQVPGAKISVCHGVGGMFAASGTVIFSNEPA; this comes from the coding sequence ATGAAGCAGAAATCCGTGGCCGTGGTCGGCGCCGCCGAGACCACCAAGATGGGCAAGATTCCCGACGTGTCGGTAATCGGCCTGCACGCCGACGCCGCGCTGAACGCCCTGGCCGACGCCGGCCTGAAGCCCTCGGACATCGACGGCGTCGCCACCGCCGGCGAAAGCCCGGTGGCCATCGCGCAGTATCTCGGCATCACCCCGACCTGGGTCGACGGCACCGCCGTCGGCGGCTGCTCGTTCATGCTGCACGTGCGCCACGCCGCGGCGGCGATCAACGAGGGCCTTTGCAAGACCGTGCTGATCACCCACGGCGAATCCGGCCGCTCGCGGGTCGGCGCCGGGGGCTGGGGCCGCTCGCCGACCAGCTGGAGCGGTCAGTTCGAGGTCCCCTTCGGCGTCACCTCGCCGCCGACCATGTTCACCATCCCGGCGCTTCGCTACATGAAGACCTACGGCGTCACCGAGGAACAGGTGGCGATGGTCTCTGTGATCCAGCGCGAATGGGCGGCCAGGAACCCGCGCGCCAGCTTCAAGGACCCGATCACGGTCGAAGACGTGCTGAACTCGCCGATGATCGCCTGGCCGTTCCGCATGCTGATGTGCTGCCTGGTCACCGACGGCGGCGGGGCCCTGATCCTGACCAGCGCCGAGCGGGCCAAGGACTTCCCGCAGAAGCCGGTCTATATCCTGGGGACCGGCGAGAGCGTCGAGACCCAGATCGTCAGCCAGATGGAGGACTTCACAACCTCCAAGGCCTTCCGCGTCTCCGGCAGGAAGGCCTTCGCCGAGGCTGGGATCAGCCACGCCGACGTCGATCACCTGATGATCTACGACGCCTTCGCCCACCTGCCGATCTATGGCCTGGAGGATCTGGGCTTCTGCGAACGGGGCGAAGGCGCGCACTTCATCGGCGCGCGCAACACCGCGCCGGGTGGGAAGTTGCCCCTGAACACCAATGGCGGCGGCCTCTCCTACATGCACTCGGGCATGTACGGCATGTACGCCCTGCAGGAGAGCGTCAGGCAGATGCGCGGTATCGCCCCGGCCCAGGTCCCGGGGGCGAAGATCTCGGTCTGCCACGGCGTCGGCGGCATGTTCGCCGCGTCGGGGACGGTGATCTTCTCGAACGAGCCCGCTTGA
- a CDS encoding response regulator, with product MTEARALIQALDAPAALIGGDGAVLAANAAFEAAAVQPGWIVSLVPGERRETLDPSGRLIAWKLTLLPEGARLLTGRWAQAAVEARENYLASLSHEFRTPLNGVLGMAGLLAETKLAADQRAYLASLHECGEHLLGLVNDVLDLARMDAGGLTLHPAPLDLTRLLQGVAELLSPKAHAKGLEIGWTAPAGAPQILADEGRLRQILFNLAGNAIKFTEAGGALLSVEVEPLGEGSARVRLMVTDTGPGVAEAEREKIFEAFVQADVHTGRSDSTGLGLAIVRRLTAAHGGRVGLDSPPDGGARFWFEAEFPIVEAGGEARPLAGHSVAVVSPNPIVREAAAAQVRAAGGEALCLEAACNAPLPAGAVVLIDHALAEGRRRPRPVAGHPSLILIPPEARAEIPRYRAAGFGGYLIKPLRAVSLVERVLAVAGDVADLPSAHDERAEQVTGVRVLLAEDNPINALLARSLLEREGCSVSRVATGAEAVEAGASGMFDLILMDLRMPGMGGREATRTLRERGCRTPILALTADAFEEDRRDCLAAGMDDFLTKPLEQSVLRGALRRWTRAGWTRPATQAKLAS from the coding sequence ATGACCGAAGCCCGCGCCCTGATCCAGGCCCTGGACGCCCCCGCCGCCCTGATCGGGGGCGACGGGGCGGTGCTGGCCGCCAACGCCGCCTTCGAGGCGGCGGCGGTCCAGCCGGGCTGGATTGTCAGCCTCGTCCCCGGCGAGCGGCGCGAGACCCTGGATCCCAGCGGCCGGCTGATCGCCTGGAAGCTGACACTGCTGCCGGAGGGGGCGCGGCTCCTGACCGGCCGCTGGGCCCAGGCGGCGGTGGAGGCGCGGGAGAACTACCTGGCCTCGCTAAGTCACGAGTTCCGCACGCCCCTGAACGGGGTCCTGGGCATGGCCGGCCTTCTGGCCGAGACCAAGCTGGCGGCGGATCAGCGGGCTTATCTCGCATCGCTGCACGAGTGCGGCGAGCACCTTTTGGGCCTGGTCAACGATGTGCTCGACCTGGCGCGGATGGACGCCGGCGGGCTGACCCTGCACCCCGCTCCGCTCGACCTGACCCGCCTGCTGCAGGGCGTGGCCGAGCTGCTCAGCCCCAAGGCCCACGCCAAGGGCCTCGAGATCGGCTGGACCGCGCCGGCGGGCGCGCCGCAGATCCTGGCCGACGAGGGGCGCCTCAGGCAAATCCTGTTCAACCTCGCCGGCAACGCCATCAAGTTCACCGAGGCCGGCGGCGCCCTGCTCTCGGTGGAGGTCGAACCGTTGGGAGAGGGCAGCGCGCGCGTGCGCCTGATGGTCACCGACACCGGCCCCGGGGTCGCCGAGGCCGAGCGGGAGAAGATCTTCGAAGCCTTCGTCCAGGCCGACGTCCATACCGGCCGCAGCGACAGCACCGGCCTCGGCCTCGCCATCGTCCGCCGCCTGACCGCCGCCCACGGCGGTCGGGTCGGGCTGGACAGCCCGCCGGACGGCGGGGCCCGCTTCTGGTTCGAGGCAGAGTTTCCCATCGTCGAGGCCGGCGGCGAGGCGCGCCCCCTGGCCGGCCACAGCGTCGCCGTGGTCTCGCCCAACCCGATCGTGCGCGAGGCCGCCGCGGCCCAGGTTCGCGCCGCCGGCGGCGAGGCGCTCTGCCTCGAGGCTGCATGCAACGCGCCGCTGCCGGCCGGCGCCGTCGTCCTGATCGACCATGCCCTGGCTGAGGGGCGACGGCGGCCGCGGCCCGTGGCGGGCCATCCCAGCCTGATCCTGATCCCGCCCGAGGCGCGAGCCGAGATCCCCCGCTATCGCGCAGCCGGCTTCGGCGGCTACCTGATCAAGCCCCTGCGCGCCGTCTCCCTGGTCGAGCGGGTGCTGGCGGTGGCCGGTGACGTCGCCGACCTCCCCTCGGCGCATGACGAACGGGCCGAGCAGGTCACCGGCGTGCGGGTCCTGCTGGCCGAGGACAATCCGATCAACGCCCTCCTGGCTCGCTCGCTCTTGGAGCGGGAAGGCTGCAGCGTCTCGCGCGTGGCCACCGGCGCCGAGGCGGTGGAGGCGGGGGCCAGCGGGATGTTCGACCTGATCCTGATGGATCTCAGAATGCCAGGCATGGGGGGGCGCGAGGCGACGCGGACCTTGCGCGAGCGCGGCTGCCGCACCCCGATCCTGGCCCTGACCGCCGACGCCTTCGAAGAAGACCGCCGCGACTGCCTGGCCGCCGGCATGGACGACTTCCTGACCAAGCCCCTGGAACAATCCGTCCTGCGGGGCGCCTTGCGCCGCTGGACCCGCGCCGGCTGGACGCGGCCGGCGACGCAGGCGAAGCTCGCGTCCTGA
- a CDS encoding AmpG family muropeptide MFS transporter, whose amino-acid sequence MSVDNEATPAGGKRGVAGALALFLDRRIAVMLALGFASGLPNLLIFDTLSAWLRESGLSLEVISFFSLATLAYSFKFLWAPVVDRTAIPGLTAWLGHRRSWMLVAQIAVTCGLLLVARGDPKTGLGAVALFAVFTGFASATQDIVVDAWRIEASESDRQGAMAAAYQWGYRIAIIVAGAVPLVLADHYGWNLSYGLMAGLMGLGMLAVLCAPRELSRIIRPLPHADMAASPVWEGMEWLARLGLLSLGALLLGSGLGANGEVLAGAVRALGLTAAAAWLQAAWVAKPDGVWLQLLGVLLGGAVIVVAACPLPRLRTRPGVYLSSAFGEPLGDFFGRFGNTAVLILALICVYRLSDFVLNIMTPFYLDLGFSKTQVAEARKVFGVAMSMVGVFAGGFSVARLGVMRSMVIGAFALPITNTIFAWLATQGPDFPSLLAAIGIDNVVSGFAGTCLIAYMSSLTSAGFTATQYALFSSLYSLPGKLVASQSGRIVEAAARAADSGGPLGALRGLFSHAPGAFTGAMAKSHVSPAALGAGYVVFFFYAGLVGVLSMVLAVWVARRSSPAKPSKPAPRDTTA is encoded by the coding sequence ATGTCGGTGGACAACGAGGCGACGCCGGCGGGCGGCAAGCGGGGCGTCGCCGGCGCGCTCGCCCTGTTCCTGGACCGCCGGATCGCGGTGATGCTGGCCCTGGGCTTCGCCTCGGGCCTGCCCAATCTTCTGATCTTCGACACCCTCTCGGCCTGGCTGAGGGAGAGCGGCCTGTCGCTCGAGGTGATATCCTTCTTCAGCCTCGCGACGCTGGCCTATTCCTTCAAGTTCCTTTGGGCCCCGGTGGTCGATCGCACGGCGATCCCAGGCCTGACCGCCTGGCTGGGCCATAGGCGCTCGTGGATGCTGGTCGCCCAGATCGCCGTCACCTGCGGGCTGCTCCTGGTCGCGCGGGGCGACCCGAAAACGGGGCTCGGCGCGGTGGCGCTGTTCGCCGTCTTCACCGGCTTCGCCTCGGCGACCCAGGACATCGTCGTCGACGCCTGGCGCATCGAGGCCTCCGAGAGCGACCGGCAAGGGGCCATGGCCGCCGCCTATCAGTGGGGCTATCGCATCGCCATCATCGTCGCCGGCGCCGTGCCGCTGGTGCTGGCCGATCACTATGGCTGGAACCTGTCCTACGGCCTGATGGCCGGACTGATGGGGCTGGGCATGCTGGCCGTACTCTGCGCGCCCAGGGAGCTCAGCCGCATCATCCGCCCGCTGCCGCATGCCGACATGGCGGCGTCCCCGGTTTGGGAGGGAATGGAATGGCTGGCGCGGCTGGGCCTGCTGTCCCTGGGCGCCCTGCTGCTCGGATCAGGCCTCGGGGCCAATGGCGAGGTGCTGGCCGGCGCCGTTCGCGCGCTTGGCCTGACGGCGGCCGCCGCCTGGCTGCAGGCCGCATGGGTGGCCAAGCCGGACGGGGTGTGGCTGCAACTCCTGGGCGTCCTGCTCGGCGGCGCGGTGATCGTCGTGGCGGCCTGTCCCCTGCCCCGCCTGCGCACCCGGCCCGGCGTCTATCTCTCCTCCGCGTTCGGCGAGCCGCTGGGCGATTTTTTCGGCCGCTTCGGCAACACGGCCGTGCTGATCCTGGCCCTGATTTGCGTCTATCGCCTGTCGGACTTCGTGCTCAACATCATGACCCCGTTCTATCTCGACCTAGGCTTCTCCAAGACTCAGGTCGCCGAGGCGCGCAAGGTCTTCGGCGTGGCCATGTCGATGGTCGGCGTGTTCGCCGGCGGCTTTTCCGTGGCGCGCCTGGGGGTGATGCGCTCGATGGTCATCGGGGCCTTCGCCCTGCCGATCACCAACACCATCTTCGCCTGGCTGGCGACACAGGGGCCGGATTTCCCGAGCCTGCTGGCCGCGATCGGCATCGACAACGTGGTCTCTGGCTTCGCCGGGACCTGCCTGATCGCCTACATGTCCAGCCTGACCAGCGCCGGCTTCACAGCCACGCAATATGCGCTGTTTTCCTCGCTCTATTCGCTGCCCGGCAAGCTGGTGGCCTCGCAATCGGGCCGTATCGTCGAGGCGGCGGCGCGTGCGGCCGACAGCGGAGGGCCGCTCGGCGCCCTGCGGGGCCTGTTCTCCCATGCGCCGGGAGCGTTCACCGGCGCCATGGCGAAGTCGCATGTTTCTCCCGCCGCTCTGGGCGCCGGCTATGTGGTGTTCTTCTTCTATGCGGGGCTCGTCGGCGTGCTGTCCATGGTGCTGGCCGTCTGGGTGGCCCGGCGTTCAAGTCCGGCTAAGCCGTCGAAACCGGCGCCGCGCGACACCACGGCGTAA